One segment of Methylotuvimicrobium sp. KM2 DNA contains the following:
- a CDS encoding efflux RND transporter permease subunit, whose translation MSRPREQVRLDGLLAWFADNPVAANLLMLVIFAGGALGMIDVDKEVFPRFSPHQIEVTAIFPGAGPAEVEQSVCIPIEEAIHDLPGIKHLHGEIRGDTCTIGVEILPNRDREQMMALLRSRVQSIQRLPKQLEKIDVLPADRKDDDGVIWVALHGETDAFSLQRFGDRIQQQLATIPGVGRVRNYGEIGYEISVEIAPEQLRKYRLTLDDIAGAIRQASVELPGGVLKNPDGELLLRVDSRAKDADAVGSLIIKTLPDGNRLRLDQIATIKDGLEERLYTWRHNGQTAQGWEIHTEQDSIAVARQVKSTIEAMRANLPEGLRLITWWDDSQAYDERIGALLENGLIGFLLVCSVLTLFLRLRVALWAGAGIFTSILGAFWLMPMLDISLNMLSLFGFLLAMGVLVDDAIIIGESVHSRQMEGRETPLQAAVNGVKAVALPVTLSVLIVLAAFLPGLNLPGWAGQMMRPICLIMILALVFSLIEALLILPSHLVAAVESNANPTRLQHLRTRLNRGMDRFVDRAYRPLLTIALSWRYLTVALFAALSIVCFGLVASDRVRQSINPDVTKDSFWVSIQLPQSAPYSETQALATRVENSLFALRDELDGVTQAGRGANNRDNGTQTYERSVIVGIETIIWEHGAGIWLELSSEGRQRVEVEHFIKDWRQRIGDIGRGKVDFIFKEGDEPYDIELLLGSDQPNVLAPAVERLKQQLKAFPGVYDVIDSAEPGKPEIHLTLKPDAERLGLRLEQLAEQVRQGYYGAEVYRFMRGRKEVKVMVRYPLHERRSLDRLKAQPIRLQNGTSVPLTHVAEVELIQGYSRIHREDRQRVLKVQARVDPTLADVNELYAVLERDVFQALENQFPGLNIQIGQQRQEQKALLAAFSKNTLIALLVIYALIAVPFRSYSKPVIFLLAAPVAWCGAVLAHWAAGLPLSMESLVGMIAASGIVINDSLVLLYFIRQSGGRDRPMETLIIEACTSRFRPILLAFLTTFAGFLPTLLETSAQAQFLIPMALSLSAGLLFGLAASLVLTPVCYAILDRRSSPVFPRAHAALSSD comes from the coding sequence ATGAGTCGGCCGAGAGAACAGGTAAGACTTGACGGTTTACTCGCCTGGTTTGCCGATAACCCGGTCGCCGCCAATCTGTTGATGCTGGTGATATTCGCCGGAGGCGCGCTCGGCATGATCGATGTCGACAAAGAGGTGTTTCCTCGCTTCAGTCCGCATCAGATCGAGGTGACGGCTATTTTTCCCGGCGCGGGTCCGGCGGAAGTCGAACAGTCCGTCTGTATCCCGATTGAAGAGGCGATACACGATTTACCGGGCATCAAACATCTGCACGGCGAAATCCGCGGCGACACCTGTACGATAGGGGTTGAGATACTGCCGAACCGTGACCGTGAACAAATGATGGCGCTGTTGCGTAGCCGAGTCCAGTCGATTCAGCGACTGCCGAAACAACTGGAAAAAATCGACGTCTTGCCGGCCGACCGCAAAGACGATGACGGCGTGATTTGGGTGGCCCTGCATGGCGAAACCGATGCGTTCAGCCTGCAACGATTCGGCGACCGGATTCAACAACAATTGGCGACCATTCCCGGCGTTGGCCGGGTGCGCAATTACGGCGAAATCGGCTACGAAATCAGCGTTGAGATCGCGCCGGAGCAACTGCGCAAATATCGTTTGACTTTGGATGACATTGCCGGGGCCATTCGTCAAGCATCGGTCGAACTGCCGGGTGGCGTGCTCAAAAACCCGGACGGCGAGTTGTTGTTACGCGTCGACAGTCGCGCAAAAGATGCCGACGCGGTCGGCAGTTTGATCATTAAAACTTTACCCGACGGCAACCGTTTGCGGTTGGATCAAATCGCTACGATCAAGGACGGTTTGGAAGAGCGCTTATACACTTGGCGGCATAACGGTCAAACGGCTCAAGGCTGGGAAATCCACACCGAACAGGATAGCATCGCGGTGGCGCGGCAGGTGAAATCGACGATTGAAGCCATGCGCGCCAATTTACCGGAAGGCTTGCGTTTGATTACTTGGTGGGACGATTCGCAAGCCTATGACGAGCGGATTGGAGCGTTGTTGGAAAACGGCCTGATCGGATTTTTATTGGTTTGTTCGGTATTGACGCTGTTCTTACGATTGCGCGTCGCCTTATGGGCCGGTGCGGGTATTTTTACTTCGATACTCGGCGCTTTTTGGCTGATGCCGATGCTGGATATTTCCTTGAACATGCTGTCTCTGTTCGGTTTTTTGCTGGCAATGGGCGTCTTGGTGGACGACGCCATTATCATCGGCGAAAGCGTTCATAGCCGGCAAATGGAGGGGCGCGAGACGCCCTTACAAGCTGCGGTCAATGGCGTGAAAGCCGTTGCGCTGCCGGTCACGTTATCGGTCTTGATCGTGCTGGCGGCATTTCTGCCCGGATTAAATCTGCCGGGTTGGGCCGGACAGATGATGCGGCCCATTTGCCTGATCATGATTTTGGCCTTGGTCTTTTCTCTGATCGAGGCATTATTGATTTTGCCCTCGCATTTGGTTGCCGCTGTCGAATCGAATGCCAATCCGACCCGTTTGCAGCATTTGCGTACCCGGCTCAATCGAGGCATGGACCGTTTCGTCGACCGGGCGTACCGGCCGTTATTAACAATTGCCTTGAGTTGGCGCTATTTGACGGTAGCCTTATTCGCGGCCTTGTCGATCGTATGTTTCGGACTGGTCGCAAGCGATCGCGTCCGGCAGTCGATCAATCCCGATGTGACCAAGGACAGTTTCTGGGTATCGATACAGTTACCGCAAAGCGCACCCTACAGTGAAACCCAAGCGCTGGCGACCCGCGTTGAAAATTCTTTGTTTGCATTGCGCGATGAACTGGATGGCGTCACTCAGGCCGGCCGGGGTGCAAATAACAGGGATAACGGAACGCAGACGTATGAACGGAGCGTTATCGTCGGTATTGAAACGATTATTTGGGAGCATGGCGCCGGTATCTGGCTTGAGCTCTCATCGGAAGGACGACAGCGGGTCGAGGTCGAACATTTTATTAAGGATTGGCGGCAACGGATCGGCGACATCGGCCGTGGTAAAGTGGACTTTATTTTCAAGGAAGGTGACGAGCCTTATGACATCGAGTTGTTGCTGGGTTCCGATCAGCCGAATGTCTTGGCCCCGGCTGTCGAACGACTCAAACAGCAACTCAAGGCTTTTCCGGGCGTATACGATGTCATCGACTCGGCCGAACCCGGTAAGCCGGAAATTCATTTGACTCTGAAACCGGATGCGGAACGGCTGGGGTTGCGTTTGGAACAATTGGCCGAACAAGTCCGCCAAGGCTATTACGGCGCGGAGGTCTATCGATTCATGCGCGGCCGTAAGGAAGTGAAAGTGATGGTGCGTTATCCGTTGCACGAACGGCGATCGTTGGATCGATTGAAAGCCCAACCGATCCGCTTGCAGAACGGAACGAGCGTACCGTTGACCCATGTCGCGGAAGTCGAGTTGATTCAAGGTTACTCCCGTATCCACCGGGAAGACCGGCAGCGCGTATTGAAGGTGCAAGCACGCGTCGACCCGACGCTAGCCGATGTCAATGAACTCTATGCCGTGCTCGAACGGGATGTCTTTCAAGCTCTGGAAAACCAATTTCCCGGATTGAATATCCAAATCGGTCAACAGCGTCAAGAACAAAAAGCGTTGCTGGCTGCTTTTAGTAAAAACACACTGATTGCGCTGCTGGTGATTTATGCACTGATTGCGGTGCCGTTTCGTTCCTATAGCAAACCGGTCATTTTTTTGTTAGCCGCCCCTGTGGCTTGGTGCGGTGCGGTGCTGGCGCATTGGGCCGCCGGCTTGCCGTTATCGATGGAATCCTTGGTCGGCATGATCGCCGCCAGCGGGATCGTGATTAACGACAGTTTGGTATTGTTGTACTTCATACGCCAATCCGGCGGCCGAGACCGGCCTATGGAAACCCTGATCATCGAGGCGTGCACCTCGCGCTTTCGCCCCATTTTATTGGCATTTTTGACCACGTTTGCCGGCTTTTTACCGACGCTGCTGGAAACCAGTGCGCAGGCTCAGTTTTTGATTCCGATGGCCTTGTCTTTATCTGCCGGATTATTGTTCGGTTTGGCCGCCAGCCTGGTGTTGACGCCGGTCTGTTACGCCATTTTGGATCGCCGCAGTTCGCCGGTCTTCCCCCGTGCTCATGCCGCTCTGTCGTCTGACTGA
- a CDS encoding efflux RND transporter periplasmic adaptor subunit, protein MNEQKYLMKALLPIAVLLGAVGAAWAMIELRPGMLPQAEQSTLPMVEIVRVKPQTVRLNVMSQGVVTPREEIDLIAEVSGKIVELNPALLSGGYFEAGDLLVMIDPRDYDFAIVAAQANIAEAKRVLINEKALAEQAHSEWLALGQGEASDLALRKPQLAEAEAKLSAAEAELAKAKLNRGRCELRAPFSGRVLSKQAGRGQYLSTGSAVARIYANDVAEIRLPIGIDQLAFLDLPYGNRTVRTRWPKVTLRSEVGGQLQQWQGRIVRSEAALDGSSGQLFLVAQVDRPEWEGPGRAPLLSGLFVQAEIEGVTREKVFTLPPAALNSLQQVKVVDGERRLEFRKIEVLRHETDRVIVRAGLRAGESVVISEMPMPVAGMQVAITNTQSVENP, encoded by the coding sequence TTGAACGAACAAAAATACTTGATGAAAGCACTATTACCGATAGCGGTGTTACTGGGTGCCGTGGGTGCGGCCTGGGCCATGATCGAATTACGTCCCGGCATGTTGCCGCAGGCCGAACAATCCACGCTGCCCATGGTGGAAATCGTCCGGGTTAAACCGCAAACCGTTAGGCTCAATGTGATGTCGCAAGGCGTTGTAACGCCGCGCGAGGAAATCGATTTAATCGCCGAAGTGAGCGGTAAAATAGTAGAGTTGAATCCTGCGTTGTTATCCGGCGGTTATTTCGAAGCGGGCGATTTATTAGTGATGATCGATCCGCGCGATTACGATTTCGCCATCGTGGCTGCCCAAGCTAACATCGCCGAGGCCAAACGGGTACTGATTAACGAAAAGGCATTAGCCGAGCAGGCTCACAGCGAATGGCTGGCACTCGGGCAAGGCGAGGCGAGCGATCTTGCGTTGCGCAAACCTCAATTGGCCGAAGCCGAAGCAAAATTATCGGCTGCCGAAGCCGAGCTGGCCAAGGCCAAGCTGAATCGGGGGCGCTGTGAGCTCAGGGCGCCTTTTTCCGGCCGCGTGTTGAGCAAACAAGCCGGTCGCGGACAGTACCTGTCGACCGGTAGTGCGGTTGCCCGTATTTATGCCAATGATGTGGCCGAAATTCGTTTGCCAATCGGGATCGATCAACTGGCATTTCTGGATTTGCCGTACGGCAATCGCACCGTCAGGACTCGTTGGCCTAAGGTCACGCTACGCTCCGAAGTGGGCGGACAATTGCAGCAGTGGCAAGGCCGCATTGTTCGAAGCGAAGCGGCACTGGACGGCAGCAGCGGCCAATTGTTTCTGGTGGCGCAAGTCGACCGGCCGGAATGGGAGGGGCCGGGGCGTGCGCCTCTGTTGAGCGGATTGTTCGTACAGGCCGAAATCGAAGGCGTCACACGGGAAAAAGTGTTTACGCTGCCGCCTGCGGCACTGAATTCATTGCAGCAGGTGAAAGTGGTCGACGGAGAACGGCGCCTGGAATTCCGCAAGATTGAAGTATTGCGTCATGAAACCGATAGAGTGATCGTCAGGGCCGGTCTCCGCGCCGGCGAAAGTGTGGTGATTTCCGAAATGCCGATGCCGGTCGCGGGGATGCAAGTCGCCATTACGAATACGCAATCGGTTGAAAATCCATGA
- a CDS encoding efflux transporter outer membrane subunit, with product MSSRLLVHLSLIICVVLAGCTTAQERDAQALDFPVAEQWREADAIVEPLAASWVETFNDPLLTAMVHEGLVNNFDLKAAVARIDAAREQVVIAGSERLPQLFFSPGYQRSKNDSNIGASVFRAFSALFNFNWELDVWGRIRAGQQAAEEEALAAADDFRAAQLSLAARIAQVYFEWLEAQLQTQVAEQSVKDRSIIAGLIRGRFNKGLSRGLDLRLVLTDVANAEAQLAQARNDVQRLGRQLQTLLARYPDDSLLMRHRALPQPPMALTAGLPSELLARRPDVMAAFKRLLAADSRLESAEKALLPRITLTAAGGTGSPALTELVDPRAVAWNVAIGLVQPLFTGGRLQGEIRLNEARVSDVFNQYQSVALNAFREVEQALAAESRLRAQEKALREAVDQTEASRKLAVYSYQQGLIEILTLLDSYRSTLNAQSAHLQVQRQLLNNRITLYLALGGAV from the coding sequence ATGTCTTCGCGGCTGCTTGTCCACTTATCGCTAATCATCTGTGTAGTGTTGGCCGGTTGCACTACAGCTCAAGAACGCGATGCTCAGGCATTGGATTTTCCGGTTGCCGAACAATGGCGTGAAGCCGACGCCATCGTCGAGCCGTTAGCCGCTTCCTGGGTGGAGACGTTTAACGACCCGCTATTGACTGCCATGGTCCACGAAGGCCTAGTTAACAACTTTGATCTGAAAGCCGCCGTAGCGCGTATCGATGCAGCCCGCGAACAAGTCGTCATTGCCGGCTCGGAGCGCTTGCCCCAATTATTTTTTTCGCCCGGTTACCAAAGAAGCAAGAACGATAGCAACATCGGCGCTTCGGTATTCAGAGCGTTTAGCGCTCTATTCAATTTCAACTGGGAATTGGACGTCTGGGGCCGAATCAGGGCAGGGCAACAGGCGGCGGAGGAAGAGGCCTTGGCCGCCGCCGACGATTTCCGGGCGGCACAATTATCGTTAGCGGCACGAATCGCTCAGGTTTATTTCGAATGGCTCGAAGCACAATTACAAACGCAGGTTGCGGAGCAGTCGGTCAAGGATAGAAGCATCATCGCCGGCCTGATACGCGGCCGCTTCAATAAAGGCTTGAGCCGCGGCTTAGACCTAAGGCTGGTATTAACCGATGTCGCCAATGCCGAGGCGCAACTGGCGCAAGCCCGTAACGATGTGCAGCGTCTTGGGCGCCAGTTGCAAACGCTGCTGGCCCGCTATCCGGATGACAGTTTACTCATGCGGCACCGAGCCTTGCCGCAACCGCCGATGGCTTTAACGGCGGGCCTTCCCTCCGAATTGTTGGCGCGCCGCCCCGATGTGATGGCGGCTTTCAAACGTTTACTCGCTGCCGATTCCCGACTGGAAAGCGCCGAGAAAGCGTTGCTGCCGCGAATTACGTTAACCGCTGCCGGCGGCACCGGCAGTCCGGCGCTAACCGAATTGGTCGACCCGCGCGCGGTGGCTTGGAACGTGGCGATCGGACTGGTTCAACCGTTGTTCACCGGCGGTCGCCTACAAGGCGAGATTCGCCTGAATGAAGCCCGGGTCAGCGATGTTTTCAATCAATACCAAAGCGTGGCACTCAATGCCTTTCGCGAGGTAGAGCAAGCGCTGGCTGCCGAATCCCGGCTGCGTGCGCAAGAAAAGGCCTTACGGGAAGCGGTCGACCAAACCGAAGCCAGCCGGAAACTGGCCGTGTATTCCTATCAGCAGGGGCTGATTGAAATTCTGACCTTGCTCGATAGCTATCGTAGCACGCTCAATGCGCAAAGCGCGCATCTACAAGTGCAAAGACAATTACTCAACAACCGAATCACTCTGTACTTGGCATTAGGCGGTGCCGTTTGA
- a CDS encoding diaminobutyrate--2-oxoglutarate transaminase: MVQEVIQPEIDEAFGAVSLLQSAIDEEMAGIQPQGNDYYLDRQSGFESNARSYPRRLPIAIRRAQGVYVEDMDGRRYIDCLAGAGALALGHHHPIVAGAIQRTLADGVPLQTLDLTTPVKDRFVEALLSGLPKAFAEQARIQFCGPSGADAIEAAVKLVKTATGRRSILAFHGAYHGMTHGALGLTGETGPKQHISGLMPDVHFLPFPYVYRCPFGLGGEVGWRSSLAYIERLLDDSNSGITSPAAMILEAVQGEGGVIPAPDEWLREIRRLTRERDIPLIIDEVQTGIGRTGRLYAFEHAGILPDVLVLSKAIGGGLPLSAVVYRKDLDRWQAGAHAGTFRGNQLAMAAGTATLQYVKEHRLDRHAHEMGERLMAILRTIQKDKPQIGDVRGCGLMIGIEIVNPVDPPDALGVYPPHRKLACRIQTECLKRGLIVELGGRQGSVVRFLPPLIVTADEIDRIGTLFAEAVRISDIVQ; encoded by the coding sequence ATGGTGCAAGAAGTTATTCAACCTGAAATCGATGAGGCTTTCGGTGCAGTGTCTTTATTACAGTCGGCCATCGATGAAGAAATGGCGGGTATTCAACCGCAAGGCAATGACTATTACCTGGACCGGCAGTCGGGGTTCGAGTCGAACGCCCGAAGCTACCCGCGCCGTCTTCCTATCGCCATTCGTCGGGCGCAAGGTGTCTATGTGGAAGATATGGACGGCCGCCGTTATATCGACTGCCTGGCCGGAGCGGGGGCGCTGGCGTTAGGTCACCACCACCCGATAGTCGCGGGAGCGATTCAACGGACTTTGGCGGATGGCGTGCCTCTGCAAACCCTGGATCTGACGACGCCGGTTAAAGACCGGTTTGTCGAGGCGTTATTGTCCGGTTTGCCCAAGGCCTTCGCCGAACAGGCCCGCATTCAGTTTTGCGGCCCTTCCGGCGCCGATGCGATTGAGGCCGCCGTCAAACTGGTGAAGACGGCTACCGGGCGGCGCTCGATCCTGGCGTTTCACGGCGCTTACCACGGCATGACGCACGGCGCATTGGGCTTGACCGGCGAAACCGGCCCTAAGCAGCACATATCCGGGTTGATGCCGGACGTGCATTTTCTGCCTTTCCCGTATGTTTACCGCTGCCCTTTCGGTTTGGGCGGCGAAGTCGGCTGGCGTTCATCGCTAGCCTATATCGAGCGGCTCTTGGATGACAGCAATAGCGGTATCACGTCGCCGGCCGCAATGATTTTGGAAGCGGTGCAAGGGGAGGGCGGCGTTATTCCCGCGCCGGACGAATGGCTGCGGGAAATCCGCCGATTGACCCGGGAGCGGGACATTCCGTTGATTATCGATGAAGTACAGACCGGTATCGGGCGGACGGGACGCCTGTATGCTTTCGAGCATGCCGGCATCCTACCGGACGTGCTGGTGCTATCGAAAGCGATAGGCGGCGGATTGCCGTTGAGCGCGGTGGTGTATCGCAAGGATTTGGACCGTTGGCAAGCTGGTGCTCATGCAGGTACTTTTCGCGGCAATCAGCTTGCGATGGCGGCCGGTACCGCGACGCTTCAGTACGTAAAAGAGCATAGGTTGGATCGCCATGCCCATGAAATGGGCGAGCGGTTGATGGCTATTCTTCGAACTATTCAAAAAGATAAGCCGCAAATCGGCGATGTGAGAGGGTGCGGGCTGATGATTGGCATCGAGATAGTCAATCCGGTTGACCCGCCGGATGCGCTCGGCGTCTATCCGCCCCATCGGAAATTGGCTTGCCGCATTCAGACCGAATGTTTGAAGCGGGGGCTGATCGTGGAGTTGGGAGGACGTCAAGGCAGCGTCGTACGTTTTTTGCCGCCGTTGATCGTGACGGCCGATGAAATCGATCGAATCGGTACTCTGTTTGCCGAAGCGGTTCGAATATCGGACATTGTGCAATAG
- a CDS encoding cyclic peptide export ABC transporter: MILFLLRNSVWLLVLSVFAGLLGGLTGAGLIAVINMALDSKQDALAQLGWIFAGLCALLLLARMTSSFLLMRLGQDVIFDLRLKLSQQILRTSFPRMQVLGPARILSCLTQDVATLSEAFRWLPMLCVNAAIVTGCLLYLGWLSGILLVLVLFVIVAGVGSFRLIQSRALHGLRMVRESDDALYEHFRSLTQGMKELKLHEPRRDAFLTECLEAAAKGYRLHYLKGTGFYILAGNWGNSLFYLLIGAVLFLLPNVQEAAAGLAQTVGLEILELSIRLEVKPEIVRGYCLTILYMMSPLAVLMDGLPVLARGNIALKKIEALGWDSRETESEKPESSLPFFQSADLKLTGVTHSYRREGEDRPFTLGPLDLTLHPGEVVFFIGGNGSGKTTLALLLVGLYAPEQGEIRLGEQLVTDVNREGYRQQFSAVFSDFYLFDSLLGFHGKELDDEALGFLVRLQLDHKVRIENGKFSTLDLSQGQRKRLALLVAYLEDRPFYLFDEWAADQDPIFKKIFYTELLPALKAKGKTVVVISHDDQYFHVADRCLKIEDGMLCEISNGANGSHALRPEPLERFRMHSDAERGNDKK; this comes from the coding sequence ATGATCCTTTTTTTGCTGCGCAACTCGGTTTGGCTTCTGGTTTTATCGGTGTTCGCCGGTTTGCTCGGAGGATTGACCGGTGCTGGCTTGATTGCTGTTATTAATATGGCTTTGGATAGCAAACAAGATGCTTTGGCCCAACTGGGCTGGATTTTTGCCGGACTGTGTGCATTATTATTATTGGCTCGGATGACCTCGTCTTTTTTGTTGATGCGCCTTGGGCAGGATGTCATTTTCGATCTGCGGTTGAAGCTGAGCCAACAGATTTTACGAACATCTTTTCCACGTATGCAGGTCCTTGGACCAGCGCGAATCCTGTCCTGTCTAACTCAGGATGTCGCTACCTTGTCTGAGGCATTCCGGTGGTTGCCGATGCTCTGTGTAAATGCAGCAATTGTTACGGGCTGCCTGCTCTATTTGGGCTGGTTGTCCGGCATTTTGCTGGTTCTTGTTTTATTCGTGATAGTCGCGGGCGTGGGCAGTTTTCGGCTGATCCAGAGCCGGGCGCTGCATGGGTTAAGAATGGTACGCGAATCCGACGATGCCTTGTACGAGCACTTTCGCAGCCTGACGCAAGGAATGAAGGAGCTTAAACTGCACGAACCGCGGCGCGATGCTTTTCTAACCGAATGCTTGGAAGCTGCCGCAAAAGGTTATCGACTGCATTATCTAAAGGGTACCGGTTTTTATATTCTGGCCGGCAATTGGGGCAACAGCTTGTTTTATCTGCTGATCGGTGCAGTGCTTTTCTTGTTGCCAAACGTCCAGGAGGCTGCTGCTGGATTGGCACAGACTGTCGGACTGGAAATTTTGGAACTGTCTATTCGGCTGGAAGTGAAGCCTGAGATTGTGCGAGGTTATTGTTTGACCATTCTGTATATGATGTCTCCTTTAGCAGTTTTAATGGATGGATTGCCAGTTCTGGCCAGAGGCAATATCGCATTAAAAAAGATCGAGGCTTTGGGTTGGGATTCCAGGGAAACGGAATCCGAAAAACCGGAGTCTTCATTGCCGTTTTTTCAGTCGGCTGATTTGAAGTTAACCGGTGTGACTCATAGTTATAGACGGGAAGGCGAGGATCGCCCTTTCACTTTGGGTCCCCTCGATCTGACTTTGCACCCCGGCGAGGTGGTTTTTTTTATCGGCGGCAACGGCAGCGGCAAAACGACGCTGGCGCTGTTATTGGTCGGTCTTTATGCGCCGGAGCAAGGAGAGATCCGCTTGGGAGAGCAGCTTGTCACCGATGTCAATCGGGAAGGCTACCGCCAGCAGTTTTCGGCCGTTTTTTCCGATTTCTATTTGTTCGATAGCCTGCTCGGTTTTCACGGCAAAGAGTTGGATGACGAAGCGCTTGGCTTTTTGGTGCGTTTGCAGTTGGATCATAAAGTCCGAATCGAAAACGGGAAATTTTCGACGCTGGATTTGTCGCAAGGCCAGCGCAAACGCTTGGCGCTATTGGTAGCCTATTTGGAGGACCGGCCTTTTTATCTGTTCGATGAGTGGGCGGCCGATCAGGATCCGATATTCAAGAAAATTTTCTACACGGAGCTGTTACCCGCGCTGAAAGCCAAGGGCAAGACCGTGGTGGTGATTTCACACGATGACCAGTATTTCCATGTGGCCGATCGGTGTTTGAAAATCGAGGACGGGATGCTCTGTGAAATTTCGAATGGTGCAAATGGTTCCCACGCTCTGCGTCCCGAACCGCTGGAGCGGTTCAGGATGCATTCCGACGCAGAGCGTGGGAACGATAAGAAGTAG